A window from Lampris incognitus isolate fLamInc1 chromosome 5, fLamInc1.hap2, whole genome shotgun sequence encodes these proteins:
- the chrna6 gene encoding neuronal acetylcholine receptor subunit alpha-6 isoform X3, translating into METNLWLRHIWNDYKLRWTPVEFDGIEFIRVPSNKIWRPDIVLYNNAVGDFLVEDKTKALLKFDGTITWVPPAIFKSSCPMDITYFPFDYQNCSMKFGSWTYDKAKIDLVLIGSKVNLKDFWESGEWEIIDAPGYKHDIKYNCCEEIYPDITYSFYIRRLPLFYTINLIIPCLLISFLTVLVFYLPSDCGEKVTLCISVLLSLTVFLLVITETIPSTSLVIPLIGEYLLFTMIFVTLSIVITVFVLNVHYRTPMTHTMPGWVRSVFLKVLPRIMLMRRPTDQEVKAGGSDSSGEAGGAGGGGGDGGGKGGKKRKNSLTQVRSGSLNCLEFGDSKLSSLEGCAGKKCPCPCQHGKDTPETADPGKLTRQMSPQSINTVVAFSVVSPEIKQAIESVKYIAENMRSRNKAKEVEDDWKYVAMVIDRIFLWVFVTVCVLGTIGLFLQPLIGFVS; encoded by the exons ATGGAGACAAATCTATGGCTCAGACAT ATATGGAATGACTACAAGCTGCGGTGGACACCAGTAGAGTTTGATGGGATTGAGTTCATCAGAGTTCCATCAAACAAGATCTGGAGACCTGACATAGTGCTCTACAACAA tgcgGTAGGTGATTTCCTGGTAGAGGATAAGACAAAGGCACTGTTGAAGTTTGACGGCACCATCACCTGGGTTCCTCCAGCCATCTTCAAATCTTCTTGCCCCATGGACATCACTTATTTCCCTTTTGACTACCAGAACTGCTCCATGAAGTTTGGCTCCTGGACctatgacaaggccaaaattgaCCTGGTACTAATTGGGTCAAAG GTGAACCTAAAAGACTTCTGGGAGAGTGGCGAGTGGGAGATCATCGATGCCCCAGGCTACAAGCACGACATCAAGTACAACTGCTGCGAGGAGATCTACCCGGACATCACTTACTCCTTCTACATCCGTCGTCTGCCCCTCTTCTACACCATCAACCTCATCATCCCCTGCCTCCTCATCTCCTTCCTCACAGTGCTGGTTTTCTACCTCCCGTCTGACTGTGGAGAGAAGGTCACGCTCTGTATCTCCGTCCTGCTCTCCCTCACTGTGTTCCTACTGGTCATCACCGAGACCATCCCCtccacctcactggtcatcccacTCATCGGCGAGTACTTGCTCTTCACCATGATCTTCGTCACACTCAGCATAGTCATCACGGTCTTTGTGTTGAACGTCCACTACCGCACACCCATGACCCACACCATGCCGGGCTGGGTGCGCTCTGTATTCCTCAAGGTGCTGCCGCGGATCATGCTGATGAGAAGGCCGACGGACCAGGAGGTCAAGGCCGGAGGGTCAGACAGCAGTGGGGAggcaggcggagctggagggggaggaggagacggGGGCGGGAAAGgagggaagaagaggaagaacagCTTGACACAGGTGAGGA GTGGCTCACTCAACTGCCTGGAGTTTGGGGACAGTAAGCTGTCGTCTCTGGAAGGCTGTGCAGGGAAGAAATGCCCTTGCCCCTGCCAGCATGGGAAGGACACCCCAGAGACAGCGGACCCGGGAAAGCTGACTCGCCAAATGAGTCCTCAGAGCATTAACACGGTGGTGGCCTTCTCTGTGGTTTCGCCAGAGATCAAACAGGCTATTGAGAGTGTCAAGTACATCGCTGAGAACATGAGGAGCCGTAACAAGGCCAAAGAG GTGGAGGACGACTGGAAATACGTTGCTATGGTGATTGATAGAATCTTCCTCTGGGTGTTTGTTACCGTGTGCGTCCTCGGGACCATCGGCCTCTTCCTCCAGCCTCTCATTGGCTTCGTCTCATAA
- the chrna6 gene encoding neuronal acetylcholine receptor subunit alpha-6 isoform X2 yields the protein METNLWLRHIWNDYKLRWTPVEFDGIEFIRVPSNKIWRPDIVLYNNAVGDFLVEDKTKALLKFDGTITWVPPAIFKSSCPMDITYFPFDYQNCSMKFGSWTYDKAKIDLVLIGSKVNLKDFWESGEWEIIDAPGYKHDIKYNCCEEIYPDITYSFYIRRLPLFYTINLIIPCLLISFLTVLVFYLPSDCGEKVTLCISVLLSLTVFLLVITETIPSTSLVIPLIGEYLLFTMIFVTLSIVITVFVLNVHYRTPMTHTMPGWVRSVFLKVLPRIMLMRRPTDQEVKAGGSDSSGEAGGAGGGGGDGGGKGGKKRKNSLTQVGGGSLNCLEFGDSKLSSLEGCAGKKCPCPCQHGKDTPETADPGKLTRQMSPQSINTVVAFSVVSPEIKQAIESVKYIAENMRSRNKAKEVEDDWKYVAMVIDRIFLWVFVTVCVLGTIGLFLQPLIGFVS from the exons ATGGAGACAAATCTATGGCTCAGACAT ATATGGAATGACTACAAGCTGCGGTGGACACCAGTAGAGTTTGATGGGATTGAGTTCATCAGAGTTCCATCAAACAAGATCTGGAGACCTGACATAGTGCTCTACAACAA tgcgGTAGGTGATTTCCTGGTAGAGGATAAGACAAAGGCACTGTTGAAGTTTGACGGCACCATCACCTGGGTTCCTCCAGCCATCTTCAAATCTTCTTGCCCCATGGACATCACTTATTTCCCTTTTGACTACCAGAACTGCTCCATGAAGTTTGGCTCCTGGACctatgacaaggccaaaattgaCCTGGTACTAATTGGGTCAAAG GTGAACCTAAAAGACTTCTGGGAGAGTGGCGAGTGGGAGATCATCGATGCCCCAGGCTACAAGCACGACATCAAGTACAACTGCTGCGAGGAGATCTACCCGGACATCACTTACTCCTTCTACATCCGTCGTCTGCCCCTCTTCTACACCATCAACCTCATCATCCCCTGCCTCCTCATCTCCTTCCTCACAGTGCTGGTTTTCTACCTCCCGTCTGACTGTGGAGAGAAGGTCACGCTCTGTATCTCCGTCCTGCTCTCCCTCACTGTGTTCCTACTGGTCATCACCGAGACCATCCCCtccacctcactggtcatcccacTCATCGGCGAGTACTTGCTCTTCACCATGATCTTCGTCACACTCAGCATAGTCATCACGGTCTTTGTGTTGAACGTCCACTACCGCACACCCATGACCCACACCATGCCGGGCTGGGTGCGCTCTGTATTCCTCAAGGTGCTGCCGCGGATCATGCTGATGAGAAGGCCGACGGACCAGGAGGTCAAGGCCGGAGGGTCAGACAGCAGTGGGGAggcaggcggagctggagggggaggaggagacggGGGCGGGAAAGgagggaagaagaggaagaacagCTTGACACAG GTTGGAGGTGGCTCACTCAACTGCCTGGAGTTTGGGGACAGTAAGCTGTCGTCTCTGGAAGGCTGTGCAGGGAAGAAATGCCCTTGCCCCTGCCAGCATGGGAAGGACACCCCAGAGACAGCGGACCCGGGAAAGCTGACTCGCCAAATGAGTCCTCAGAGCATTAACACGGTGGTGGCCTTCTCTGTGGTTTCGCCAGAGATCAAACAGGCTATTGAGAGTGTCAAGTACATCGCTGAGAACATGAGGAGCCGTAACAAGGCCAAAGAG GTGGAGGACGACTGGAAATACGTTGCTATGGTGATTGATAGAATCTTCCTCTGGGTGTTTGTTACCGTGTGCGTCCTCGGGACCATCGGCCTCTTCCTCCAGCCTCTCATTGGCTTCGTCTCATAA
- the chrna6 gene encoding neuronal acetylcholine receptor subunit alpha-6 isoform X1 — METNLWLRHIWNDYKLRWTPVEFDGIEFIRVPSNKIWRPDIVLYNNAVGDFLVEDKTKALLKFDGTITWVPPAIFKSSCPMDITYFPFDYQNCSMKFGSWTYDKAKIDLVLIGSKVNLKDFWESGEWEIIDAPGYKHDIKYNCCEEIYPDITYSFYIRRLPLFYTINLIIPCLLISFLTVLVFYLPSDCGEKVTLCISVLLSLTVFLLVITETIPSTSLVIPLIGEYLLFTMIFVTLSIVITVFVLNVHYRTPMTHTMPGWVRSVFLKVLPRIMLMRRPTDQEVKAGGSDSSGEAGGAGGGGGDGGGKGGKKRKNSLTQVRSGDSGGSSNVYVGGGSLNCLEFGDSKLSSLEGCAGKKCPCPCQHGKDTPETADPGKLTRQMSPQSINTVVAFSVVSPEIKQAIESVKYIAENMRSRNKAKEVEDDWKYVAMVIDRIFLWVFVTVCVLGTIGLFLQPLIGFVS; from the exons ATGGAGACAAATCTATGGCTCAGACAT ATATGGAATGACTACAAGCTGCGGTGGACACCAGTAGAGTTTGATGGGATTGAGTTCATCAGAGTTCCATCAAACAAGATCTGGAGACCTGACATAGTGCTCTACAACAA tgcgGTAGGTGATTTCCTGGTAGAGGATAAGACAAAGGCACTGTTGAAGTTTGACGGCACCATCACCTGGGTTCCTCCAGCCATCTTCAAATCTTCTTGCCCCATGGACATCACTTATTTCCCTTTTGACTACCAGAACTGCTCCATGAAGTTTGGCTCCTGGACctatgacaaggccaaaattgaCCTGGTACTAATTGGGTCAAAG GTGAACCTAAAAGACTTCTGGGAGAGTGGCGAGTGGGAGATCATCGATGCCCCAGGCTACAAGCACGACATCAAGTACAACTGCTGCGAGGAGATCTACCCGGACATCACTTACTCCTTCTACATCCGTCGTCTGCCCCTCTTCTACACCATCAACCTCATCATCCCCTGCCTCCTCATCTCCTTCCTCACAGTGCTGGTTTTCTACCTCCCGTCTGACTGTGGAGAGAAGGTCACGCTCTGTATCTCCGTCCTGCTCTCCCTCACTGTGTTCCTACTGGTCATCACCGAGACCATCCCCtccacctcactggtcatcccacTCATCGGCGAGTACTTGCTCTTCACCATGATCTTCGTCACACTCAGCATAGTCATCACGGTCTTTGTGTTGAACGTCCACTACCGCACACCCATGACCCACACCATGCCGGGCTGGGTGCGCTCTGTATTCCTCAAGGTGCTGCCGCGGATCATGCTGATGAGAAGGCCGACGGACCAGGAGGTCAAGGCCGGAGGGTCAGACAGCAGTGGGGAggcaggcggagctggagggggaggaggagacggGGGCGGGAAAGgagggaagaagaggaagaacagCTTGACACAGGTGAGGAGTGgtgatagtggtggtagtagtaatgtatat GTTGGAGGTGGCTCACTCAACTGCCTGGAGTTTGGGGACAGTAAGCTGTCGTCTCTGGAAGGCTGTGCAGGGAAGAAATGCCCTTGCCCCTGCCAGCATGGGAAGGACACCCCAGAGACAGCGGACCCGGGAAAGCTGACTCGCCAAATGAGTCCTCAGAGCATTAACACGGTGGTGGCCTTCTCTGTGGTTTCGCCAGAGATCAAACAGGCTATTGAGAGTGTCAAGTACATCGCTGAGAACATGAGGAGCCGTAACAAGGCCAAAGAG GTGGAGGACGACTGGAAATACGTTGCTATGGTGATTGATAGAATCTTCCTCTGGGTGTTTGTTACCGTGTGCGTCCTCGGGACCATCGGCCTCTTCCTCCAGCCTCTCATTGGCTTCGTCTCATAA